In Blastococcus saxobsidens DD2, the genomic stretch CGGGTCGAACGGCGCGGCACCCAGCTCCCCCGCGAGCGACTCCAGCGACTCGACGGCCAGCACGGTCACCTGGGCGTCGCGGTGCGCCGGCCTCCCGGCGTAGCGGTCGCCCACGATGCCCACGCCCGCGCGGACCTCCAGCCGGATCCGCCGATCGGCCGCCCGGTCCGGCACGGTCGTCCCGGGCCGGCCGGCGTAGCGGTGCTCCGGGGAGGCCAGCATTGCGACGATCTCGACGTCGTACCGGTAGGGGAGCTCGGAGTGGCTCAGCGGTCGGCCGTCCGGTGGATGGGCCCGTCGATGGCGGCCAGCCGCCGGCCGCTACCGCCCCACCGGCCCTGGATGATCTCCGCGGCGATCGAGACCGCGGTCTCCTCCGGTGTGCGTGCGCCCAGGTCCAGCCCGATCGGCGAGGACAGCCGGCCGAGCTCGTCGGCCGTGAGCCCCGCCTCGCGCAGCCGGTCCAGGCGTTCGTCGTGCGTCCGGCGGGAGCCCATCGCCCCCACGTAGGCGACCGGCGCGCGCAGCGCGACCTCCAGCAGCGGGACGTCGAACTTCGGGTCGTGGGTGAGCACGCACAGCACGGTGCGCTCGTCGATCCGCCCGCCGTCGAGCTCACCCTGCAGGTAGCGGTGCGGCCACTCGACCACCACCTCGTGCGCCTCCGGGAACCGCTTCGGGGTGGCGAACACCGGGCGGGCGTCGCAGACGGTCACCCGGTAGCCGAGGAACGCCCCCACCCGGGCAACTGCGGCGGCGAAGTCGATCGCGCCGAACACCACCATGCGGGCCGCCGGCGCGAACGAGTTCACGAAGAGCGTCAGGTCGTCGCCGCGCCGCTCCCCGTCGTGGCCCACGTGCAGCAGGGCTGTGCGCCCGGCGGCGAGCATGCCGCGGGCGTCGTCGGCGACGGCGTCGTCCAGGCGCTGCGAGCCGAGCGTCCCCGCGGCGCGGTCGGGCCACACCACCAGCCGGCGGCCCAGCCGGTCGTCGGGCCCGGCCACCACGGTGACGACGGCGACCGGCTCGTGCCGGCCCACCGACTCGGCGACCTCACCGAGCTCCGGGAACGACTCCCGGGAGACCGACTCCACGAACACGTCGAGGATCCCGCCGCAGGTCAGCCCGACGGCGAAGGCGTCGTCGTCGCTGACGCCGTAGCGCCGCAGCGTGGGCTCGCCCGTCTCGACGACGTCCTTGGCCTCCTCGTAGACCGCGCCCTCCACGCAGCCGCCCGAGACGCTGCCCACCGCGGTGCCGTCCGGCCCGACCAGCATCGAGGCACCGGCGGGGCGGGGCGCGGAGCGCCAGGTGCCCACCACCGTGCCCATGCCGACGGTCTCCCCCGCCTGCCACCAGCCCACCAGGTCGTCCAGTACGTCACGCACGCGAGATCACTCCAGACAGCTCCTCGAAAGCGGCCATGCTGTGCCCGGCGACGAAGTGGTCGATCGCCGGCAGTGCCGCCTGCATCCCGCCGGTGAGCGGCTCGTAGCCGGTCCGGCCCTTGTGCGGGTTCACCCAGACGACGGCGTGCGCCAGCCGGCGCAGCCGCGCCATCTGCGCGGCCAGCAGGTCGGTGCCGCCGCGCTCCCAGCCGTCGCTGCAGACGACGACCACCGCGCCCCGCGCCGTCCCGCGCTGCCCCCACCGGTCGAGGAACGCCTTGAGCACCTCGCCGAGCCGGGTGCCGCCGGACCAGTCGGGGATCGCCTGGCCGCCGGCGGCCAGCGCCCGGTCGGGATCGCGCAGCCGCAGCTCGCGCGTGACGCGGGTCAGCCGGGTGCCGATGGTGAACACCTCGGTCGACGCCGGCCGGGCCCGCACCGCGGCGTGCGCGAACCGCAGCAGCGCGTCGGCGTACGGGGTCATCGAGCCGGATACGTCGATCAGCAGCACCACCCGGCGGGGGCGCGGGCGCGCCCGGCGGTGCATCAGCCGGCTCACCTCGCCGCCGTCCCGCAGCGCCCGCCGCACCGTGCGGCCGGGATGGACGGCGCCGTGGATGGCCGGCCGCCGGCGCCGGGCCCGGCGCATCGGCGACGCCGGCACGAGCAGCGCGAACAGCCGGCGCAGGTGCGCCCGCTCGGCGTCGGTCAGCCCGGCGACGTCCCGGTGGCGCAGCACCTCGTCGGCGCTGGCCTGCGCCGCCAGGTCGGGGGCGTCGCTGTCGTCGTCGCCCTCGCCGGTCCCGGCGTCCAGCGGCGCGCTCGCGGCCAGCCGGACCTCCGGCTGGGCGGCGGGGCGCGGGGTCCGGGCGCGCTGCCCGGAGAACCACGCGAGGAAGGCGACGTCGTAGCGGTCCAGGTCGTCGGGCCCGGCGCAGAGGGTCAGCCGGCCGGCCCAGTAGACCGCCGCCGGGTCCAGCACGTCCAGGTGCCCGAGCGCAGCGAGCATCGCCTCCACCCGGTCCGGGGAGGCGCCGACCCCGGCGTGCCGGAGCGTGCGCGCGAAGCCCAGCACGGTGTCGACGACGTCGCGCCCCGGCCCCCCGGCATAGGAGGCTTTACCTACGTCCCGGGCCCCGTTCTCGGGAGCAAAGCCTCCTATGCCCGAGGCGCCGACGAGTTCAGCCACCGAAGAGGGCCTCCGGACGCAGGAACTGCACCCGCTCGGTGTCCTCCCGGTACTTCAGCACCGCGCCGAGCGTGCGCGCCGCGAGGTCCGGGTCGAGCTCGCGGGCGCCCAGGGTGTGCAGCGCCGTCGCCCAGTCCATGGACTCGGCGACCCCGGGCGGCTTGAGCAGGTCCAGGGTGCGCAGCGTCGCCGTCGCCCGGGCCACCTGGTGCGCGAGCTGCTCGGTGACCTCCGGCAGCCGGCGGCGCAGGATCGCCACCTCGCGGTCGAAGTCGGGGTGGGCCAGCCAGTGGTAGAGGCAGCGGCGCTTGAGCGCGTCGTGCACCTCGCGGGTGCGGTTGGACGTCAGCACCACCAGCGGCGGTGTCTGCGCCCGCACGGTGCCGAGCTCGGGGATGGAGATGGTGAAGTCGCTCAGCACCTCCAGCAGGAAGGCCTCGAACTCGTCGTCGGCGCGGTCGACCTCGTCGATCAGCAGCACGCTCGGGGAGTCCTCCAGCGCCTGCAGCAGCGGCCGGGCCAGCAGGAACCGGCGGTCGTAGAGGGAGGCCTCCAGCCGCGCGGGGTCGTCGGCCGCGTGGGCGGCCTCCGCGGCGCGCAGGTGCAGCAGCTGGCGGCCGAAGTCCCAGTCGTAGAGCGCCTGGCTGGCCTCCAGCCCCTCGTAGCACTGCAGCCGGTAGATCGGCCGGCCGGTGATCTGCGCCAGCGCCTGGGCCAGCGCCGTCTTGCCGACGCCGGCCTCGCCCTCCAGGAACAGCGGGCGGTGCATGACCAGGGCCAGGTAGGCGGCGGTGGCCAGACCCTGGTCGGGCAGGTACCCGGTCGCGTCGAGCGCTGCGGCCAGCTCGTCAGGGCTGCCGGGGACCGTGTGCTCGCTCACACCGCGAGCATCCCACCTGCGTGGTTCCTCCCGCGCACGCCCCGTGCCGCAGGCGTCGGGCACGATGGCCGCATGCCGACGCCGGATGCCGCCTCTCCCGACGAGCTCGCCCTCGGCGACGACCTGCGCGCGTTCGTCGACGCCTCCCCGTCCCCCGCGCACGCGGTCGCCGAGCTGGTGCGCCGGCTCCGTGCCTCCGGCTTCACCGAGCTGGCCGAGGGCGACGCCTGGGCGCCGTCCCCCGGTGGTCAGCACTTCGTGGTCCGGCACGGCAGCCTGGTCGCCTTCCGGATGGGCAGCGCCCCGCTGGCCGAGGCCGGGATGCGGCTGGTGGGCGCGCACACCGACTCCCCCACGTTCAAGGTGCGGCCCCGCTCCGACGTCCGGCAGGCCGGGTACCGGCTGGTCGGCGTGGAGCCCTACGGCGGCGGCCTGTGGCACACCTGGCTGGACCGGGAGCTGACCGTGGCCGGGCGGCTGGTGCTGCGTGGTGGCGCCACCGCCCTCGTGCGGCTGCCCGGCGCGCCGCTGCGGCTGCCCTCGCTGGCCATCCACCTCGACCGCTCGGTCCGCGAAGGGCTGACGCTCGACCCGCAGCGGCACCTGGTGCCGGTCTGGTCGCGCGACCTGGCCGACGAGCCGGGGCTGATGGTTGCGCTGGCCGACACCGCCGGCGTCGCCGCCGACGACGTCGTCGGTCACGACCTGGTGCTGGCCGACACCCAGCCGGCCGCGCGGGCCGGCGCCGACGGCAGCTGGGTGGCCGCACCCCGGCTGGACGACCTGGCCTGCTGCCACTCCGGGCTGCTGGCCCTGCTGTCCGCGCCCGCCGGCGAGCGGACCCAGGTGCTGGTCTGCAACGACCACGAGGAGGTGGGCAGCGGCTCGATGGCCGGTGCGCGCGGCAGTTTCCTCGAGGACGTCGTCCGGCGGCTGGCCGCGGTGACCGACCCGGCCGACCCGCAGGCGGCGCACCGCGCCCTCGCCCGCTCCGTGCTCGTCTCGGCCGACATGGCCCACGCCGTGCACCCCACCCGCGCCGACCGGCACGAGCCGGCCCACCAGCCGCAGCTCGGGGGCGGGCCCGTGCTCAAGGTGAACGCGAACCAGGCCTATGCGACGGATGCCGCCACCGGCGGCTGGTTCACCGAGCGGTGCGCGGACGCGTCGGTGCCGGTGCAGGGGTTCGTCACCCGCGCCGACCTGCCGTGCGGCAGCACCATCGGCCCGCTGACGGCGACC encodes the following:
- a CDS encoding M18 family aminopeptidase encodes the protein MPTPDAASPDELALGDDLRAFVDASPSPAHAVAELVRRLRASGFTELAEGDAWAPSPGGQHFVVRHGSLVAFRMGSAPLAEAGMRLVGAHTDSPTFKVRPRSDVRQAGYRLVGVEPYGGGLWHTWLDRELTVAGRLVLRGGATALVRLPGAPLRLPSLAIHLDRSVREGLTLDPQRHLVPVWSRDLADEPGLMVALADTAGVAADDVVGHDLVLADTQPAARAGADGSWVAAPRLDDLACCHSGLLALLSAPAGERTQVLVCNDHEEVGSGSMAGARGSFLEDVVRRLAAVTDPADPQAAHRALARSVLVSADMAHAVHPTRADRHEPAHQPQLGGGPVLKVNANQAYATDAATGGWFTERCADASVPVQGFVTRADLPCGSTIGPLTATRLGIATVDIGAPMLAMHSCRELASALDVPLMVGALAACLGD
- a CDS encoding AAA family ATPase codes for the protein MSEHTVPGSPDELAAALDATGYLPDQGLATAAYLALVMHRPLFLEGEAGVGKTALAQALAQITGRPIYRLQCYEGLEASQALYDWDFGRQLLHLRAAEAAHAADDPARLEASLYDRRFLLARPLLQALEDSPSVLLIDEVDRADDEFEAFLLEVLSDFTISIPELGTVRAQTPPLVVLTSNRTREVHDALKRRCLYHWLAHPDFDREVAILRRRLPEVTEQLAHQVARATATLRTLDLLKPPGVAESMDWATALHTLGARELDPDLAARTLGAVLKYREDTERVQFLRPEALFGG
- a CDS encoding XdhC family protein, whose amino-acid sequence is MRDVLDDLVGWWQAGETVGMGTVVGTWRSAPRPAGASMLVGPDGTAVGSVSGGCVEGAVYEEAKDVVETGEPTLRRYGVSDDDAFAVGLTCGGILDVFVESVSRESFPELGEVAESVGRHEPVAVVTVVAGPDDRLGRRLVVWPDRAAGTLGSQRLDDAVADDARGMLAAGRTALLHVGHDGERRGDDLTLFVNSFAPAARMVVFGAIDFAAAVARVGAFLGYRVTVCDARPVFATPKRFPEAHEVVVEWPHRYLQGELDGGRIDERTVLCVLTHDPKFDVPLLEVALRAPVAYVGAMGSRRTHDERLDRLREAGLTADELGRLSSPIGLDLGARTPEETAVSIAAEIIQGRWGGSGRRLAAIDGPIHRTADR
- a CDS encoding vWA domain-containing protein produces the protein MAELVGASGIGGFAPENGARDVGKASYAGGPGRDVVDTVLGFARTLRHAGVGASPDRVEAMLAALGHLDVLDPAAVYWAGRLTLCAGPDDLDRYDVAFLAWFSGQRARTPRPAAQPEVRLAASAPLDAGTGEGDDDSDAPDLAAQASADEVLRHRDVAGLTDAERAHLRRLFALLVPASPMRRARRRRPAIHGAVHPGRTVRRALRDGGEVSRLMHRRARPRPRRVVLLIDVSGSMTPYADALLRFAHAAVRARPASTEVFTIGTRLTRVTRELRLRDPDRALAAGGQAIPDWSGGTRLGEVLKAFLDRWGQRGTARGAVVVVCSDGWERGGTDLLAAQMARLRRLAHAVVWVNPHKGRTGYEPLTGGMQAALPAIDHFVAGHSMAAFEELSGVISRA